A single window of Nasonia vitripennis strain AsymCx chromosome 4, Nvit_psr_1.1, whole genome shotgun sequence DNA harbors:
- the LOC116417148 gene encoding uncharacterized protein LOC116417148 isoform X2 — protein MKDLEIITSNHNYHSRLLTGYSIFHYTMYTIATISVFYILYKTGILNCISIAFKFCLFRLCPICMKCKNNNDERNEAAIPFQTTNVQIREENIAAQPSTSADDRSIVRYDHKHLEKYILFAHAFAGCDSTSAIYNKGKKSIITLLEKNEDLQQLISIFYKPFQNVDDIYRVAEKLMIIMYGADDQKLTLHELRYKIFCTSTAIAKKELSLSSLPPTDSVLREHAKRVYYQMQIWLGFDLDPVLWGWKRTSNMLLPIMNPKPVAPVELLEMIFCGCKTNCNTSRCSCKKAGIKCSYSCKNCNGQSCENASNSHKVILESDTEERQDDIDDIEDNENMWNDEINDLQEEDVDESQTEN, from the exons ATGAAAGATTTAGAAATTATTACATCTAATCATAACTACCATTCACGGCTGCTTACGGGTTATAGTATCTTTCATTATACTATGTATACTATTGCCACTATTTCAGTATTTTATATCCTTTATAAAACTGGAATACTCAATTGCATTTCAattgcttttaaattttgtctATTTCGACTGTGTCCAATATGTATgaaatgcaaaaataataatgatgaacGTAATGAAGCTGCTATACCATTTCAAACTACGAATGTCCAAATACGCGAAGAAAATATTGCTGCTCAACCATCAACGTCTGCAGATGATCGATCTATTGTTCGATATGATCATAAACATttagaaaaatacattttatttgcTCATGCGTTTGCTGGATGTGATTCAACAAGtgctatatataataaaggtaaaaaaagtattataacattattagaaaaaaatgaagactTGCAACAATTAATATCCATATTTTATAAGCCATTCCAAAATGTCGACGATATATATAGAGTTGCTGAAAAACTTATGATAATAATGTATGGTGCAGATGACCAAAAACTGACTCTACATGAattaagatataaaatattttgcacaTCTACAGCAATtgcaaaaaaagaattatcttTATCGTCTTTACCGCCTACCGATTCGGTATTAAGAGAGCATGCTAAAAGAGTATATTACCAAATGCAGATTTGGCTTGGATTCGATTTAGATCCAGTATTATGGGGATGGAAGAGAACGAGTAATATGCTACTACCTATTATGAATCCTAAACCAGTTGCACCAGTCGAATTACTGGAGATG ATATTTTGTGGATGTAAAACAAATTGTAACACATCCCGATGTTCGTGCAAAAAGGCTGGCATAAAATGTAGTTACAGTTGTAAAAATTGCAATGGCCAAAGCTGTGAAAATGCTTCAAATTCGCATAAGGTCATACTTGAGAGTGATACAGAAGAGCGACAAGATGATATAGATGATATAgaagataatgaaaatatgtggaatgatgaaataaatgatttacAAGAAGAAGATGTTGATGAATCACaaactgaaaattaa
- the LOC116417148 gene encoding uncharacterized protein LOC116417148 isoform X1, with protein sequence MFCLIFALAFLLHIRGDENSPYELIPITTPILREELFQAKLYHEIWTTIHFVDMLELESHANEVNTTLQDLRNQCSTFKPCIYGIELDHMYKSLYSIQQKIDFLVSLSDKKREKRGLFNIVGTIQHFLFGTMSADDTERIDKQIDDVYNHTGHIATLLNDQTAIIKSTLRKFINITENYKQNMKIIKDGIITVLNEHSFNDNMLKCILNLNIHIDNLLGNVNLIYDSIVDGKLGVVSPRLISPTKFMDALRTIHLKWFHQDLLFPLNKNYYVMYMKISKINIILSAGKLIYVFHTPIPTGYDYTVYKFTPIPMSGWKRYYIFDSIKNQPVAVDSNFTEYSVIDLNVCTSINDFKICEITSAVHTFNEEESCYAHLIKYKDDNGCSRKYFDLQADFVLALSNGFSWYILPTNKENIFITCGDSKSDLYVTITKPHILRLN encoded by the coding sequence ATGTTTTGCTTGATATTTGCACTAGcttttctattacatatacGTGGAGATGAAAATTCACCCTATGAATTAATACCTATAACGACACCAATATTACGAGAAGAGCTGTTTCAAGCCAAACTTTACCATGAGATTTGGACGACGATCCATTTTGTTGACATGCTTGAGTTAGAAAGCCATGCAAATGAGGTGAATACAACATTACAAGATCTTCGAAATCAATGTTCTACATTTAAACCGTGCATTTATGGAATAGAGTTAGATCATATGTATAAAAGTCTTTATtcaattcaacaaaaaattgattttttagtcTCCTTAAGCGataagaaaagagaaaaaagagggtTATTTAATATAGTTGGAacaatacaacattttttatttggcacTATGTCAGCCGACGATACTGAAAGAATTGATAAACAAATAGATGACGTATATAATCATACGGGCCACATAGCGACACTTTTAAATGACCAAACAGCCATTATCAAGAGTACTCTGcgcaaatttataaatataactgaaaattataaacaaaatatgaaaattatcAAGGATGGAATCATTACAGTCCTGAATGAACATTCTTTTAATGATAATAtgctaaaatgcattttaaatttaaatattcatatAGATAATTTATTAGGTAATGTCAATCTAATCTATGACTCGATTGTTGATGGAAAACTTGGAGTTGTGTCGCCTAGATTAATATCACCCACAAAATTTATGGACGCTTTACgcacaatacatttaaaatggTTTCACCAAGACTTACTATTtcctttaaataaaaattattatgtaatGTACATGAAAATTAGTAAGATTAACATTATTTTGTCCGCTGGTAAACTTATTTATGTATTTCATACGCCAATACCAACTGGCTATGATTATACTGTGTACAAATTCACACCAATACCCATGTCAGGATGGAAACGTTACTATATATTTGACAGTATTAAAAATCAACCTGTTGCTGTCGATTCAAATTTTACAGAGTATAGCGTAATTGATTTAAATGTTTGTACatctataaatgattttaaaatttgcgaGATAACATCTGCCGTTCATACATTTAACGAGGAAGAAAGTTGTTATGCACATTTGATAAAATACAAAGATGATAATGGCTgttctagaaaatattttgatttgcAAGCTGATTTTGTTTTGGCTCTGAGTAATGGTTTTAGTTGGTATATTTTACCAaccaataaagaaaatatattcaTAACTTGCGGCGATTCTAAATCAGATTTATATGTGACTATTACGAAGCCTCATATATTACGACtcaattaa
- the LOC116417148 gene encoding uncharacterized protein LOC116417148 isoform X3 — MLLPIMNPKPVAPVELLEMIFCGCKTNCNTSRCSCKKAGIKCSYSCKNCNGQSCENASNSHKVILESDTEERQDDIDDIEDNENMWNDEINDLQEEDVDESQTEN; from the exons ATGCTACTACCTATTATGAATCCTAAACCAGTTGCACCAGTCGAATTACTGGAGATG ATATTTTGTGGATGTAAAACAAATTGTAACACATCCCGATGTTCGTGCAAAAAGGCTGGCATAAAATGTAGTTACAGTTGTAAAAATTGCAATGGCCAAAGCTGTGAAAATGCTTCAAATTCGCATAAGGTCATACTTGAGAGTGATACAGAAGAGCGACAAGATGATATAGATGATATAgaagataatgaaaatatgtggaatgatgaaataaatgatttacAAGAAGAAGATGTTGATGAATCACaaactgaaaattaa
- the LOC116417147 gene encoding uncharacterized protein LOC116417147: MSKRGPKPLMSHEEKVEALKNFEIFDDLNKVKKESHPVWQDVCNFINAKYAFPDSKKMTIRNIQNYVAQNRNGVLFDLQVGNVTQESYFSEQKEMKNLDEEKELLTLQNNVMYKHIIKEVSTFPLNIFHWETEAIDFAAVNSTKNTDYIFVRVGNFCKNFCYQDGTTSKFIYLYIFGASICNKFIPICHLSTDENSTTIFKRFFNEIVRNDAPIPNKLIVDYNYNVYEAANSAYNVNVSLEKYLTQCFLYLRGNETKTLPKCLIMTDIKFLIGTVLNWNCIHNISTNSIKYFYVYCIVLLSHQNRLEDFEDILLKVFVISLSEFQGQSTHDFFEDIMSKVKELKIDEIYDQNNIKIIEEEFISVTDSYTYSKINYEEECIEILNYIVEIVIRAKQFTLTENTEWQRNAYYSEQICQNLIKCCVEFVMWTKVMNISETKHSLSVNELVHYYKNDFERFLINPQPSLYTYLVKNIEYSSKSLEIIKNNIQTFNQTAAKRNNKLEHLYHTENWMGYNIVDLDDVSNNSLECSSDDDASSDNSEICSDDGDEENYSSGSGPDFDAQDITSIIESAWQNVSIKDSPRISLDVEDHTLKSDLDNMTTNIKSNCKQEVKIRGTYLKACPEIDLLNQKPSSKLKNRKIIKNYNLLKPRSVGKKKLFVTTSSFFDSVLEVLVSSYFNIQKLQDSINEFSEKLSNTKMIFLNLFKEYIRTFNFTKLYAERIKLIENVCQSTNNKLTWNKSIGEFFKYIMYPNIFIKMECLDCKLSNYQYCNLVEVSFEELVSENLSVIIHNCLLAKRNCCNICSNTDIICQYSISDLFCINVEKEAKIVNLDQLVPVLTFSTGKFILTGVIAYEEPIASNVLRHYVAYVRSLKGIWNKYNDINIEFSKPEKVKNNLGIKVALLFYIKYESIEEKNQCSVVVHEVDVCEDISNNNSNLLPDCNLEINKIILQKKVEEETYIESETETHIHDISPSNDFQYQDSLMNFDDMIGNEVVVEFVETSIQDVSSSNNLLYEDSSNLDKMIENEEKPECSSVDASLNNSYTETCWSNNESTSSVESSFNVHAFLSYHPWRHLIQNGSKLPPIKLPTQDVKLINTCPIDCIAELLTAAHCFEGSVNYLIFEIGLSKNKKNEIFEIIWEYCMNKSRNIYYTKRMDYCISKPKLYTQTIKTDYLLIDCQDNVIRLFESIMSGELLHSIEKTITCTCNYVNKKKYSIQHINTDLRMEDSLIFELENYLQTYFSKKIKKCYQCQKDARLTYKINSYLCIELETNFIIHKDMQARLNSIPTRLNLCKEEYNLLGVIAFDLPIHENGLLHYYVFIRLPNTEWEERNNLTNIIKRHSKRSTITIKPAILFYARKNVYKRSYDKYL, encoded by the exons ATGAGTAAACGCGGGCCAAAACCGTTGATGTCTCATGAAGAAAAAGTAGAGGCattaaaaaactttgaaatttttgatgaTTTGAACAAAGTCAAAAAGGAAAGCCATCCTGTATGGCAAGACGTTTGCAATTTTATCAATGCTAAGTATGCTTTTCCCGATTCCAAGAAAATGACAATacgaaatattcaaaattacgTAGCACAAAATCGTAATGGTGTTTTATTTGATCTGCAAGTGGGAAATGTAACTCAAGAAAGCTATTTTTCGGAACAAAAAGAGATGAAAAATCTTGACGAAGAAAAAGAGTTGCTTACTTTACAGAATAATGTCATGTATAAGCACAttataaaagaagtttctACCTTTCCATTAAATATCTTTCATTGGGAAACAGAAGCTATCGATTTCGCTGCAGTGAATTCTACGAAAAATACAGATTACATTTTTGTACGAGTAGggaatttttgtaaaaatttttgttatcaAGATGGAACAACGAgcaaattcatttatttatatatttttggcgCAAGTATATGCAATAAATTTATTCCCATATGCCATTTATCAACAGATGAAAATAGCACTACCATATTCAAaagatttttcaatgaaattgtGAGAAATGACGCACCAATACCTAACAAATTAATAGttgattataattataatgtcTATGAAGCTGCAAATTCTGCGTACAATGTAAATGTATcacttgaaaaatatttaactcAGTGTTTTCTGTACTTAAGAGGTAATGAAACTAAAACCTTACCAAAATGTTTGATTATGACAGATATAAAATTCTTAATAGGCACAGTTTTGAATTGGAACTGTATTCATAACATTTCTACTAAttctattaaatatttttatgtatactgCATTGTTTTGCTTAGCCATCAAAATAGATTGGAAGACTTCGAggatatacttttaaaagtATTTGTTATTTCTCTTAGtgaatttcaaggtcaaagcaCACACgatttttttgaagatatcatGTCAAAAGTAAAAGAGTTGAAGATAGACGAAATTTATGATCagaataatattaaaattatcgaAGAAGAATTTATAAGTGTTACAGATTCTTATAcatattcaaaaattaattatgaaGAAGAATGTATAGAGATTTTGAATTACATTGTCGAAATAGTTATAAGAGCCAAACAATTTACACTGACAGAAAATACCGAATGGCAGAGAAATGCTTATTACAGTGAACAAATTTgtcaaaatttaatcaaatgcTGCGTAGAATTTGTTATGTGGACAAAAGTGATGAACATAAGTGAAACTAAACATAGTTTATCAGTTAATGAATTGGTTCACTATTATAAGAATGATTTTGAACGTTTCTTAATAAATCCTCAGCCTTcactatatacatatttagTAAAAAATATCGAATATTCAAGCAAATCGTTAGAAATtattaagaataatattcaGACGTTTAATCAGACAGCAGCAAAACGAAATAATAAACTAGAACATTTGTACCATACTGAGAACTGGATGGGGTATAACATAGTTGATTTAGATGATGTTAGTAATAATAGTTTGGAATGTTCCTCAGATGATGATGCTAGTTCCGATAATTCAGAAATTTGCTCCGATGATGGTGATGAAGAAAACTACTCTAGTGGAAGTGGACCAGATTTCGATGCTCAAGATATCACATCAATTATTGAATCTGCTTGGCAAAATGTATCAATCAAAGACTCTCCCAGGATATCACTTGATGTCGAAGATCATACTCTAAAATCAGATCTTGATAACATGACAACAAACATTAAGTCAAATTGTAAGCAAGAAGTTAAAATAAGAGGCACATACTTGAAAGCATGCCCAGAAAtagatttattaaatcaaaaaccatcgtcaaaacttaaaaatcgaaagataatcaaaaattataatttattaaaaccaAGATCAgtcggaaaaaaaaaattatttgttaccACATCAAGTTTTTTTGATTCTGTATTGGAAGTGCTAGTATCATCCTACTTTAACATACAAAAGTTGCAGGATTcaataaatgaattttctgaaaaattgagcaacactaaaatgatttttttgaatttatttaaagagtATATTAgaacatttaattttacaaaattgtatGCGGAAAGAATTAAATTAATCGAGAATGTGTGCCAAtcaacaaataataaattaacatgGAATAAGTCAATAggagaattttttaaatatatcatgtatccaaacatttttataaaaatggaGTGTCTTGATTGCAAACTAAGTAATTATCAATATTGTAATCTAGTGGAAGTTTCATTTGAAGAGTTAGTCTCTGAAAACTTGTCAGTTATCATACATAATTGTCTGCTAGCAAAAAGAAATTGTTGCAATATTTGTTCAAACACAGATATTATATGTCAATATTCAATAAGTGATCTGTTTTGTATAAATGTGGAAAAAGAAGCTAAAATCGTAAACTTAGATCAATTAGTACCTGTTCTAACATTTTCTACTGGAAAGTTTATTTTAACTGGTGTAATAGCATATGAAGAACCCATTGCAAGTAATGTGTTACGTCACTATGTTGCTTATGTCAGAAGTCTGAAAGGTATCTGGAATAAGTACAACGATATTAATATTGAATTCTCAAAACCTGAGAaagtaaaaaacaatttaGGTATAAAAGTAGCATTATTATTCTATATTAAGTATGAAAgcattgaagaaaaaaaccaATGTAGTGTTGTTGTACATGAAGTAGATGTTTGCGAGGATATAAGCAACAACAACTCAAATTTACTGCCAGACTGCAATCTGgagataaacaaaataatattacaaaaaaaagtagaggAAGAAACTTATATTGAAAGCGAAACAGAGACACATATTCACGATATAAGTCCATCCAATGATTTTCAATATCAAGATAGTCTGATGAACTTTGATGATATGATTGGAAATGAAGTAGTGGTAGAATTTGTCGAAACGAGTATACAAGATGTAAGTTCTTCAAACAATTTGCTATATGAAGATAGTTCAAATTTAGataaaatgattgaaaatgaagaaaagcCAGAATGCAGTAGTGTAGATGCAAGTTTAAACAACAGTTATACTGAAACGTGTTGGTCTAATAATGAGAGCACGAGCTCGGTAGAATCTTCATTCAATGTGCATGCCTTTCTGAGTTACCATCCATGGAGACATTTAATACAGAACGGATCAAAATTGCCCCCCATTAAATTGCCAACTCAAGatgttaaattaattaatacttGTCCAATAGACTGTATTGCAGAACTATTGACTGCCGCTCATTGTTTTGAAGGATCAGTCAACTATTTAATATTTGAAATCGGAttatcaaaaaacaaaaaaaatgagattttTGAAATCATATGGGAATATTGTATGAACAAATcaagaaatatatattacacaaAGAGAATGGATTATTGCATATCCAAACCGAAATTATATACACAAACAATAAAAACAGATTATCTTTTAATTGACTGCCAAGATAATGTAATTCGATTATTCGAGTCTATAATGTCAGGAGAGCTACTACACTCTATTGAAAAAACGATTACTTGCACATGCAATTAtgttaacaaaaaaaaatatagcatACAACATATAAACACTGATTTAAGAATGGAAgattctttaatttttgaattagaaaattatttacaaacatatttttcgaaaaaaattaaaaaatgctaTCAATGTCAAAAAGACGCTCGGTTAACTTACAAGATCAACAGTTatttatgtattgaattagaAACTAATTTCATCATTCATAAGGACATGCAGGCTCGCTTGAATAGTATTCCTACACGTTTAAATTTATGTAAAGAAGAGTACAATTTACTAGGAGTAATAGCTTTTGATTTACCAATTCATGAAAATGGTTTACTTCATTATTACGTATTTATTAGATTACCAAACACAGAATGGgaagaaagaaataatttgACCAATATTATCAAACGTCATTCTAAACGAAGTACAATAACAATTAAACCAGCTATATTGTTTTACgcaagaaaaaatgtatataaacg CTCCTATGACAAGTACTTATAA